In the Apteryx mantelli isolate bAptMan1 chromosome 1, bAptMan1.hap1, whole genome shotgun sequence genome, one interval contains:
- the RP2 gene encoding protein XRP2 isoform X1, with amino-acid sequence MGCFFSRRRKPAQGGQQAAAAAGAGQEAAAAAGEEKAPRYSWEQRAKIDPKDYTFSGLKGETVGRLPGKVAGQQFVIQDCENCCVYIFDHSATITIDDCINCQIFLGPIKGSVFFRDCKDCKCIVACQQFRTRDCRRLEVFLCCATQPVIESSTGMKFGCFQYYYPELALQFKDAGLSIFNNTWSNIHDFTPLSGENNWGLLPENAVVQDYVPLPSSEELKAVRVSTDAMRSIIPITRGRRQRSSDESCLVVFFAGDYTTANARKLIDEMTGKGFQLVQTKEVSMKAEDAQRVFQQCASEFIPLLEKGPVVALEFNGDGAVEGCQSIVTDVFSGTKVFVSESKASASQDVDNFYNFADMQMGM; translated from the exons atggGCTGCTTCTTCTCCAGGCGCAGGAAGCCGGCGCAGGGCgggcagcaggcggcggcggcggcgggagccggccaggaggcggcggcggcggccggcgaggAGAAGGCGCCGCGGTACAGCTGGGAGCAACGAGCCAAG aTTGACCCGAAAGACTACACGTTTTCTGGACTTAAAGGTGAAACCGTGGGTCGACTGCCTGGAAAAGTAGCAGGGCAACAATTTGTCATTCAGGATTGTGAGAACTGTTGTGTCTACATATTTGATCATTCTGCTACAATCACTATTGATGACTGTATAAACTGCCAAATCTTTCTAGGACCAATAAAAGGCAGTGTTTTCTTCCGTGACTGCAAAGATTGTAAATGCATAGTGGCCTGCCAACAGTTTCGTACTCGGGACTGCAGaaggctggaggtattcttgtgTTGTGCCACCCAACCCGTTATTGAGTCCTCCACAGGTATGAAATTTGGCTGTTTCCAGTACTATTATCCTGAGCTTGCTTTACAATTCAAAGATGCTGGACTGAGCATCTTCAATAACACATGGAGCAACATTCATGACTTTACCCCTCTGTCAGGAGAAAATAACTGGGGGCTTTTGCCTGAGAATGCTGTAGTTCAAGACTATGTTCCTCTGCCGAGCTCTGAAGAGCTGAAAGCTGTCAGAGTTTCTACAGATGCTATGAGGAGCATAATACCAATAACTCGAGGGCGGAGACAGAGAAGCAGTGATGAATCGTGTTTGGTAGTGTTTTTTGCTGGTGACTACACAACTGCAAATGCCAGAAAGTTAATTGATGAG ATGACTGGCAAAGGCTTTCAGTTGGTACAGACAAAAGAAGTCTCAATGAAAGCGGAGGATGCTCAGAGAGTTTTCCAGCAGTGTGCATCAGAATTCATTCCACTGCTTGAAAAAG GCCCTGTAGTTGCTTTGGAATTCAATGGAGATGGTGCTGTGGAAGGATGTCAAAGCATTGTAACTGATGTTTTCAGTGGAACCAAG GTTTTTGTATCGGAGAGCAAGGCATCAGCGTCTCAAGATGTAGACAATTTCTACAACTTTGCTGACATGCAGATGGGAATGTGA
- the RP2 gene encoding protein XRP2 isoform X3 gives MGCFFSRRRKPAQGGQQAAAAAGAGQEAAAAAGEEKAPRYSWEQRAKIDPKDYTFSGLKGETVGRLPGKVAGQQFVIQDCENCCVYIFDHSATITIDDCINCQIFLGPIKGSVFFRDCKDCKCIVACQQFRTRDCRRLEVFLCCATQPVIESSTGENNWGLLPENAVVQDYVPLPSSEELKAVRVSTDAMRSIIPITRGRRQRSSDESCLVVFFAGDYTTANARKLIDEMTGKGFQLVQTKEVSMKAEDAQRVFQQCASEFIPLLEKGPVVALEFNGDGAVEGCQSIVTDVFSGTKVFVSESKASASQDVDNFYNFADMQMGM, from the exons atggGCTGCTTCTTCTCCAGGCGCAGGAAGCCGGCGCAGGGCgggcagcaggcggcggcggcggcgggagccggccaggaggcggcggcggcggccggcgaggAGAAGGCGCCGCGGTACAGCTGGGAGCAACGAGCCAAG aTTGACCCGAAAGACTACACGTTTTCTGGACTTAAAGGTGAAACCGTGGGTCGACTGCCTGGAAAAGTAGCAGGGCAACAATTTGTCATTCAGGATTGTGAGAACTGTTGTGTCTACATATTTGATCATTCTGCTACAATCACTATTGATGACTGTATAAACTGCCAAATCTTTCTAGGACCAATAAAAGGCAGTGTTTTCTTCCGTGACTGCAAAGATTGTAAATGCATAGTGGCCTGCCAACAGTTTCGTACTCGGGACTGCAGaaggctggaggtattcttgtgTTGTGCCACCCAACCCGTTATTGAGTCCTCCACAG GAGAAAATAACTGGGGGCTTTTGCCTGAGAATGCTGTAGTTCAAGACTATGTTCCTCTGCCGAGCTCTGAAGAGCTGAAAGCTGTCAGAGTTTCTACAGATGCTATGAGGAGCATAATACCAATAACTCGAGGGCGGAGACAGAGAAGCAGTGATGAATCGTGTTTGGTAGTGTTTTTTGCTGGTGACTACACAACTGCAAATGCCAGAAAGTTAATTGATGAG ATGACTGGCAAAGGCTTTCAGTTGGTACAGACAAAAGAAGTCTCAATGAAAGCGGAGGATGCTCAGAGAGTTTTCCAGCAGTGTGCATCAGAATTCATTCCACTGCTTGAAAAAG GCCCTGTAGTTGCTTTGGAATTCAATGGAGATGGTGCTGTGGAAGGATGTCAAAGCATTGTAACTGATGTTTTCAGTGGAACCAAG GTTTTTGTATCGGAGAGCAAGGCATCAGCGTCTCAAGATGTAGACAATTTCTACAACTTTGCTGACATGCAGATGGGAATGTGA
- the RP2 gene encoding protein XRP2 isoform X2, producing the protein MGCFFSRRRKPAQGGQQAAAAAGAGQEAAAAAGEEKAPRYSWEQRAKIDPKDYTFSGLKGETVGRLPGKVAGQQFVIQDCENCCVYIFDHSATITIDDCINCQIFLGPIKGSVFFRDCKDCKCIVACQQFRTRDCRRLEVFLCCATQPVIESSTGMKFGCFQYYYPELALQFKDAGLSIFNNTWSNIHDFTPLSGENNWGLLPENAVVQDYVPLPSSEELKAVRVSTDAMRSIIPITRGRRQRSSDESCLVVFFAGDYTTANARKLIDEMTGKGFQLVQTKEVSMKAEDAQRVFQQCASEFIPLLEKGFCIGEQGISVSRCRQFLQLC; encoded by the exons atggGCTGCTTCTTCTCCAGGCGCAGGAAGCCGGCGCAGGGCgggcagcaggcggcggcggcggcgggagccggccaggaggcggcggcggcggccggcgaggAGAAGGCGCCGCGGTACAGCTGGGAGCAACGAGCCAAG aTTGACCCGAAAGACTACACGTTTTCTGGACTTAAAGGTGAAACCGTGGGTCGACTGCCTGGAAAAGTAGCAGGGCAACAATTTGTCATTCAGGATTGTGAGAACTGTTGTGTCTACATATTTGATCATTCTGCTACAATCACTATTGATGACTGTATAAACTGCCAAATCTTTCTAGGACCAATAAAAGGCAGTGTTTTCTTCCGTGACTGCAAAGATTGTAAATGCATAGTGGCCTGCCAACAGTTTCGTACTCGGGACTGCAGaaggctggaggtattcttgtgTTGTGCCACCCAACCCGTTATTGAGTCCTCCACAGGTATGAAATTTGGCTGTTTCCAGTACTATTATCCTGAGCTTGCTTTACAATTCAAAGATGCTGGACTGAGCATCTTCAATAACACATGGAGCAACATTCATGACTTTACCCCTCTGTCAGGAGAAAATAACTGGGGGCTTTTGCCTGAGAATGCTGTAGTTCAAGACTATGTTCCTCTGCCGAGCTCTGAAGAGCTGAAAGCTGTCAGAGTTTCTACAGATGCTATGAGGAGCATAATACCAATAACTCGAGGGCGGAGACAGAGAAGCAGTGATGAATCGTGTTTGGTAGTGTTTTTTGCTGGTGACTACACAACTGCAAATGCCAGAAAGTTAATTGATGAG ATGACTGGCAAAGGCTTTCAGTTGGTACAGACAAAAGAAGTCTCAATGAAAGCGGAGGATGCTCAGAGAGTTTTCCAGCAGTGTGCATCAGAATTCATTCCACTGCTTGAAAAAG GTTTTTGTATCGGAGAGCAAGGCATCAGCGTCTCAAGATGTAGACAATTTCTACAACTTTGCTGA